One part of the Mytilus trossulus isolate FHL-02 chromosome 11, PNRI_Mtr1.1.1.hap1, whole genome shotgun sequence genome encodes these proteins:
- the LOC134690999 gene encoding uncharacterized protein LOC134690999 yields MEKGMKRPWGLQNPMRRLMKATGIKQSTLRGYINGNDPVQDVVRSIHKDYVQKTVTKTQKVDDFDKGVVRRTIYDLHKKSQSVTMPKLQEALKKKDIDISISTVSRTVHLLGFRFYKNATSRRFVSEREDIVLMRMTYLRKIHKFRQQGRHIVYLDETWLNTNHVVKGDWLDVPSTSMSVFEPHCKGTHRKVPSGKGTRLIILDVGSSQQGLIPGCGLIFESKTNSSDYHDEMNKEHFTEWFRDTLLPKLPPRSVIVMDNAPYHSHLDPDSRVPNTNSNKSEISAWLEKSNVQYDKKMKKTELLDLVKQKKPQPRYIIDDLASANGHEILRTPPYHCELNPIELVWSYLKGYVARNNSSCNKKGITQLFLEAKSHVDAERWAKFETRVVREFEEKLRKLDGIRDEDVNPVVIDMTDDDSDDSQRTIPYMFSEGEEEGNNENDVDFEDSVPDTTNDADEILCNTCGSIEPPKSIQKDKYISWFQCDACDQWVHNRCCTKPALARNVCLRCFSILNHRNLSEPLISPIEDMEQ; encoded by the exons ATGGAAAAGGGTATGAAGCGCCCATGGGGGCTTCAAAACCCAATGAGAAGACTGATGAAAGCAACAG GCATTAAACAGTCCACCCTGAGAGGGTACATCAATGGAAATGATCCGGTGCAGGATGTGGTCAGGTCAATTCACAAGGATTATGTCCAGAAAACTGTCACCAAGACTCAGAAGGTGGATGATTTCGACAAAGGTGTGGTGAGGAGGACCATCTATGATCTGCACAAGAAATCGCAGTCGGTGACCATGCCAAAGCTGCAGGAAGCTCTGAAAAAGAAAGACATTGACATTTCCATATCTACAGTGTCGAGAACAGTGCATTTACTGGGGTTTCG gttcTACAAGAATGCGACAAGCAGAAGATTTGTGTCGGAGAGAGAGGACATCGTTCTCATGAGAATGACATACCTTCGTAAGATACATAAGTTTAGGCAGCAAGGGCGTCATATTGTATATCTGGATGAGACTTGGTTGAACACCAATCATGTAGTAAAGGGTGACTGGCTGGATGTTCCCAGCACGTCCATGTCTGTCTTTGAGCCACACTGTAAAGGTACCCATCGGAAAGTACCTTCTGGCAAAGGTACTAGATTGATAATCTTAGATGTTGGCTCTTCTCAACAAGGCCTAATCCCCGGATGTGGTCTTATATTTGAGTCGAAAACCAACAGCTCTGATTATCATGACGAGATGAATAAGGAGCACTTTACAGAGTGGTTCAGAGATACACTTCTCCCTAAACTGCCTCCTCGGTCTGTAATTGTAATGGACAATGCTCCGTATCACAGTCACTTAGATCCTGACTCACGGGTACCAAACACAAACAGCAACAAGTCAGAGATCTCGGCATGGCTGGAGAAGAGCAATGTTCAGTAtgataagaaaatgaaaaagaccgAGCTGCTTGATTTGGTGAAGCAAAAAAAGCCTCAACCTAGGTATATAATAGATGACCTTGCATCAGCTAATGGCCATGAGATTTTACGCACACCTCCTTATCATTGTGAGCTCAATCCCATCGAACTGGTTTGGTCTTACTTAAAAGGCTATGTAGCTAGAAATAATTCTAGTTGCAATAAAAAAGGTATTACTCAGCTTTTTTTGGAGGCCAAGTCCCATGTCGATGCGGAGCGCTGGGCTAAATTTGAGACTCGTGTGGTAAGGGAGTTTGAGGAAAAGCTCAGGAAACTTGATGGTATCAGGGATGAAGACGTCAATCCAGTGGTGATTGACATGACAGACGATGACAGTGATGACAGTCAAAGGACTATTCCTTACATGTTTTCTGAGGGGGAGGAGGAGGGGAACAATGAAAATGACGTTGACTTTGAGGACAGTGTCCCTGATACCACCAATGATGCTGATGAGATTTTGTGCAATACCTGTGGTAGCATTGAACCACCCAAATCCATTCAAAAGGACAAGTATATATCCTGGTTTCAGTGTGATGCTTGCGATCAGTGGGTACACAACAGGTGTTGCACAAAACCTGCTCTTGCGAGGAATGTCTGTCTTCGGTGCTTTTCCATTCTTAACCACCGAAACCTCAGTGAACCACTGATTTCGCCAATTGAAGATATGGAACAGTGA